In the genome of Streptosporangiales bacterium, the window TGGTCGTGCTGAACGCCGAGCCCACCCCGTACGACGACCTCGCCGACGCGGTGTTGCGCACCCGGATCAGCGAGGTGCTGCCGAGGATCGTCGCCGCCGCAGTGAGCCCCTGAAGGTCCCGCCTCAGGTGTGGTGCCCGGGACGGACCAGGCCGGTCTCGTAGGCGAGCACCACCAGCTGGGCGCGGTCGCGTGCACCGGTCTTGGTGAGGATGCGGCTGAGGTGGGTCTTCACCGTCAACGGGCTGAGCACCAGGTCCTCGGCGATCTCGTCGTTGGACTTGCCGTGGCCTACCTGTTGCAGCACCTCGCGCTCGCGCTCGGTGAGGACAGAGAGCCGCTCGGCCGCGTGCGCGTCCGTTGCCGGCAGCTCGAGGAACTTGCTGATCACCGCCTTCGTCGCGCCGGGGGAGAGCAGCGCCTCGCCGGCCGCCACCGTACGGATCGCGTCCAGCAGCACGGCCGGTTTCGCGTTCTTCACCAGGAAACCGCTGGCACCGGCACGCAAGGCCGGTACGACGTAGTCGTCGATCTCGAACGTGGTCAGCACCAGCACGCGCACCCCGGCGAGGGTGTCGTCGGCGGCGATCTTCCTGGTCGCCTCCAGCCCGTCCAGCACCGGCATCCTGATGTCCATCAGCACGATGTCCGCGCGCCGGCTCCTGGCTAGCTCGACGGCTTCAGCGCCGTTGCTCGCCTCGCCGACCACCTCGAGGTCGTCGGCGGAGTCCACC includes:
- a CDS encoding response regulator — encoded protein: MTIRVLLVDDQELVRAGFRVLVDSADDLEVVGEASNGAEAVELARSRRADIVLMDIRMPVLDGLEATRKIAADDTLAGVRVLVLTTFEIDDYVVPALRAGASGFLVKNAKPAVLLDAIRTVAAGEALLSPGATKAVISKFLELPATDAHAAERLSVLTEREREVLQQVGHGKSNDEIAEDLVLSPLTVKTHLSRILTKTGARDRAQLVVLAYETGLVRPGHHT